The genomic stretch GATTATAGCTGTGGGGACGACCTCTGCCCGGGTTCTTGAATCCATAGCGACGCCTGAACGGGCATTTTCCTCCGGAGAAGGTTCAACAGAGCTCTTTATTTTTCCGGGTTATTCTTTTAATATAGTGGAAGCACTCATTACCAATTTTCATCTTCCCAGGTCGACGCTTTTAGTTTTAGTTTCCGCTTTTGCGGGAAGGGAACAGATCCTGAAAGCTTATCAGACAGCCATTCTGGAAAAGTATCGGTTTTACAGCTATGGAGATGCAATGTTTATCCTGTAATAACGAGAGGCATATATGAAGGATCTGGACAATATTACCGATTCTGTAGAAAAAAAGTCGTCCGGCATCAGGCTGGGAAGGTGGATCCTGATTCTGGTTCTCTGTTTCGGATTGGCAGGAACGGCTCTTTTCGTTTGGAAAAAAATAACGTCGGCCAAAAAAGAGCTCAGAAAAGAGATGCTCCAGATTCCGGTCGCCAAATTAAATCCTGAACCTGACCTGACTTTTTATAAGAATCTCAAGAACAAGAGCGAAAACGCAGGCAAGAAAGAGTCGATTGTTCCGCTGATTCCTCCGACGACGGCACCTCATCCAAAAACGACTTCCCAGGAAGAAGCGCCCCGCCTTTCCCCACGATTTACGCTTCAGGTCGCCTCAATGAAAGACCATCAGAAGGCCGTGTATCTTCAAGAACGGTTAAAGCGAAAGGGATTCCCTTCGTATATTATCTCCGCTGAAATTCCTGATAAGGGAACATATTACCGAGTCCGTATCGGGCACTATATGACAAAGAAAGCGGCGGAAGAAGTATTGACGCAATTGAAGAGCAAGGGGGAGAAGGAAGGGATGATTGCGAAAGAAAATGTAATGACGAAAGTCAATTGAACGTGGCTCAACTGTTTTAAACCAGTTTAATTCGTTTTTCTTTTGCGATGTTCTCAAGAATTGCCAACGCCTGGCGGAGTCGCTGCATTCGGATGTTTCTACGCCGGATTCCGTCCAAATCGTGGGCCGGGAATCCTTCGGCCCGGACTGAAATCATTTCTTTAAGCAGGGCCTGGTGAAATGGCTTATAATGTTCGGGTTCCAGTTTCTTAATCGTAAGGGGATTCAGGATAAAATAGGCCTCTTCGATATCCTTGGTAATGGCGTCGAGGCTTTTACCATAAATTTCCATATCTGAAAGATAGCAAATCCATAAAAAATGTCAAAGAAAACTCCCGTCGAATTAACTGCGCTCTCCTGCGAGAGACAGATTGAACAATTTTTTGGAAGAACCGGACTGCTTTCCAGTCAGTTTGCCCAATATGAAGAACGGACATCCCAGATTGATATGGCAAAATTGGTGATGATGGCAATGATGCGGAACGAGAAGCTGATGATCGAGGCAGGAACCGGCACGGGGAAAACTTTTGCTTACCTGGTGCCGGCATTGTTAAGCGGAAAAAAAGTCGTGCTTTCGACCGGGACAAAAACGTTGCAAGATCAGATTTTTTTCAAGGATCTTCCGGTTCTACGGAAAATTTTTCATCAACCGATAAAAGCCGTTCTGATGAAAGGAAAGGAGAATTACCTCTGTCTGTATCGTTTTGCCGGATTTTCTCTTAATCCCCTCCTTTTTAGCCGTGACGAGGCCCCTTTTATCGATCAAATTAAGGCCTGGGCAAAGGGGACCGTGTATGGGGAAAGGAGCGAACTTTCAGGCCTCCCCGAAAAGTTTCCCGCCTGGAAGGAGATGTCGGTGACCGGGAATCAGTGCCACGGGAAGAGCTGTACTTATTATGACGACTGTTATATTACCCGGATGAAGAAGGAAATGGAGGATTCCCAGTTGATCGTTGTGAACCATCATCTTTTTTTTGCGGACCTGGCGCTCAGGGAAAACTCATTCGGCCAAATTCTATCGGACTATGATCAGGTGATCTTTGACGAGGCCCATCTGATCGAAGAGATTGCATCCAGCTATTTTGGAATTCAATTTTCTCTCTACGATTTGTTTGAACTGGTAGCGGACGCGAGAAGAGAACTCAAGACCCTGCAGATTAATAATAAGCAGCTCTGGGAAAATCTTGATCATCTGATCAAAAGCGCGGATCTTTTTTTTAATCTCTTTGTCCCGGTTTCCGGAGAAAAACGGATCAGACTTTCTCGTTTGCCGGAAACGAGTCCCAAGGTGCAGGAGGCGGTGTCCTTCCTGAATTCCCTGCAATGGGTCGGCGCCGCTTTCCAAAATTTTCCAAAAAAAAGCGAGGGATGTTATAAAATCTCCGACCGGGCGATACAGCTCCAAGAGTATGGGAGAATCTTTCTGAGGCAGCAGAGCCCGGAGGAGATTTATTGGGGAGAGCTTCGGAATCCGGATTCGGGCGATTGGAGTGCAACCCCCCGGATGATTTTGCACGCAACGCCGATTGAAATCGCATCAAGGCTTCAAGAAAATCTGTTTAATCGCAAAGCGGGAATGATCTTGACTTCTGCGACATTGACGGTGGAGAACACCTTTGATCATATGAAAAAAAAGATCGGAATCATACCGGACCGGGAAATTCAGTTTCAGTCCCCTTTTGATTATTCCTCCCGTGGTCTGATCTATCTCCCGCCGGGAATGCCTGATCCCTCATCGGACGCCTTTGCGAGATCGGCAGCCGAGGAAATTCTGCAGATTCTTCAACTGACTTCGGGCCGAGCATTTATTCTCTGTACCAGTCATAAAAATAAGGAGTTCTACTACGACTATTGCCGGGATAAACTGGATTTCCCTCTGTTGAAACAGGGAGATGGGCAAAAGAGAGAACTTCTTGATACTTTTCGGAACGAAATTTCATCCGTTTTGTTTGCGACGCAGAGTTTTTGGCAGGGAGTCGATGTTCAGGGAGAAGCACTCTCTTGCGTCATTATTGACAAACTGCCGTTTGCTTCTCCTTCAGACCCGATTGTCGAAGCGCGGATTCACGATTTCCAAAAAAAGAATATTAATGCATTTCAGGAATACCAGATACCTTCAGCAATTATTCTCCTAAAGCA from Nitrospirota bacterium encodes the following:
- a CDS encoding SPOR domain-containing protein is translated as MKDLDNITDSVEKKSSGIRLGRWILILVLCFGLAGTALFVWKKITSAKKELRKEMLQIPVAKLNPEPDLTFYKNLKNKSENAGKKESIVPLIPPTTAPHPKTTSQEEAPRLSPRFTLQVASMKDHQKAVYLQERLKRKGFPSYIISAEIPDKGTYYRVRIGHYMTKKAAEEVLTQLKSKGEKEGMIAKENVMTKVN
- a CDS encoding ATP-dependent DNA helicase, with protein sequence MSKKTPVELTALSCERQIEQFFGRTGLLSSQFAQYEERTSQIDMAKLVMMAMMRNEKLMIEAGTGTGKTFAYLVPALLSGKKVVLSTGTKTLQDQIFFKDLPVLRKIFHQPIKAVLMKGKENYLCLYRFAGFSLNPLLFSRDEAPFIDQIKAWAKGTVYGERSELSGLPEKFPAWKEMSVTGNQCHGKSCTYYDDCYITRMKKEMEDSQLIVVNHHLFFADLALRENSFGQILSDYDQVIFDEAHLIEEIASSYFGIQFSLYDLFELVADARRELKTLQINNKQLWENLDHLIKSADLFFNLFVPVSGEKRIRLSRLPETSPKVQEAVSFLNSLQWVGAAFQNFPKKSEGCYKISDRAIQLQEYGRIFLRQQSPEEIYWGELRNPDSGDWSATPRMILHATPIEIASRLQENLFNRKAGMILTSATLTVENTFDHMKKKIGIIPDREIQFQSPFDYSSRGLIYLPPGMPDPSSDAFARSAAEEILQILQLTSGRAFILCTSHKNKEFYYDYCRDKLDFPLLKQGDGQKRELLDTFRNEISSVLFATQSFWQGVDVQGEALSCVIIDKLPFASPSDPIVEARIHDFQKKNINAFQEYQIPSAIILLKQGLGRLIRSAEDRGLFSILDPRIRTKSYGKRFLASLPSCRVTNKRSEIQDFFKSH